A region from the Alnus glutinosa chromosome 5, dhAlnGlut1.1, whole genome shotgun sequence genome encodes:
- the LOC133869866 gene encoding VQ motif-containing protein 10-like has product MACARGTEAVKVVLIETQYVKTDSMSFKSVVQNLTGKDSCVTLIEKSRKRKRQPVATASGASGFERSGGAGGNKNISMLTEGLSFKDLDKLILEAPPMEELLWLWAE; this is encoded by the coding sequence ATGGCGTGCGCCCGAGGTACTGAAGCCGTGAAAGTAGTGCTTATTGAAACGCAGTACGTGAAAACGGACTCCATGAGCTTCAAATCCGTAGTTCAGAACCTTACCGGCAAGGACTCGTGTGTTACATTGATAGAGAAGagcagaaagagaaagagacaaCCGGTTGCGACTGCAAGCGGCGCCAGCGGCTTTGAGAGGTCAGGCGGCGCCGGcggaaataaaaatatttcgaTGTTAACGGAGGGCCTGTCGTTTAAGGACTTGGATAAGTTGATCTTGGAGGCGCCTCCAATGGAGGAATTGCTCTGGCTCTGGGCTGAGTAG
- the LOC133869187 gene encoding cullin-4-like, with translation MGFCVLLDSILVVVDSVLKRLWFLYVGGRVMKIDEYGALTVISEKTTQLTAKLQSWRNKKLGEAVDRTLLNQYLLKMFTALGIYSESFEKPFLECTSEFYAAEGMKYMQQSDVTDYLKHVETRLHEEHERCLLYLDASTRKPLIATAEKKLLEHHIYAILDKGFMMLMDGNRIEDLQRMHSLFLRVNALESLRQALSAYIRKTGQGIVMDEEKDKDMVSSLLEFKASLDTIWEESFSKNDAFCNTIKDAFEHLIKHR, from the exons ATGGGTTTCTGTGTGCTTCTGGATTCGATTCTTGTTGTTGTGGATTCAGTTCTGAAGCGCCTGTGGTTTTTATACGTAGGAGGTCGAGTGATGAAGATTGACGAATACGGCGCTTTGACAGTTATAAGTGAGAAGACGACCCAATTGACCGCCAAATTGCAGTCTTGGAGGAATAAAAA ATTAGGTGAAGCAGTGGATAGAACTCTTCTTAACCAATATCTTTTGAAGATGTTTACTGCTCTAGGAATTTACTCAGAAAGCTTTGAGAAGCCATTCCTTGAGTGCACATCTGAGTTTTATGCTGCTGAAGGGATGAAATACATGCAGCAATCAGATGTTACAGATTATCTGAAGCATGTAGAG ACAAGGTTGCACGAAGAGCATGAAAGATGTTTGCTCTACCTTGACGCAAGTACAAGAAAGCCACTAATAGCAACTGCAGAAAAGAAACTCCTTGAACACCATATATATGCCATTCTTGATAAG GGGTTCATGATGCTAATGGATGGGAACCGTATTGAGGACCTTCAGAGGATGCATTCACTGTTTTTGAGGGTGAATGCTCTTGAATCACTAAGGCAAGCTCTTAGCGCATACATTCGCAAAACTGGGCAAGGCATTGTCATggatgaagaaaaagacaaagatATGGTCTCGTCCCTTTTAGAATTTAAGGCTTCGCTTGACACAATATGGGAAGAAAGCTTTTCAAAGAATGATGCATTTTGCAACACCATTAAGGATGCATTTGAGCATCTCATCAAACACCGataa